The DNA region ATGTTCACTTGTTGTAATCCACACGTCACATCATAAAACCTAGTGCTGCTCCCACACACATCACAATAAAATGGTCATAACATTTGAAGAGTGGGCCGAACTGTATATAATATGTAAATGCAAGGCAGTATTTACTCAGTGAAATTTAGAGTGGGCGGGGCTAAACCGGCACGCGTCTGATCAACAGTCTCTCTCTCTGATTGGCTTCTGGCACGCAGAACTCGCGACGCCACTTGTGGTCAATTTAtaatcagaaaagaaaaaaaaaaacggggagaGAAAGTTGGCTGTGCGGCCTTCTGAGGGAGTCACCATCCATTTGGATTACGACTTATATGGGCTCAAAGCTAATCAGAATGGGCTGCATGGGTTGGGGGCTTTGTGATTACTCTTCACGCCTCATGGAATCTAATAGCAGAAGTTTTCAGCCCTGGAAAGACTACATGGGACTGTCGGGGGTCGTCCAAGGAATCATAGCTCGAAATAACTCCGAGCATTTTACCCCAGCGGCCTATAAAATTGACGAGGCTGCGGCCTGTGGTGGTCTGCGCCAGAACGCGCTCCCCGAAAGAAGCGAGCCCGAGACAGCTGATGTTCCAGCTGTTGCTGTTGGATCTTCAAGTCTTCGATTCAACACGCGACAACCGGGTGGTGGCCAGCGGGACGACGCGCTTCTTTCTGCTAATCGGCCAACCGAAGCGGGCATGAAAGGTGCCCCGAGCGGCCCAGAGCGTAGCGAGACGACGGCGCGCCAGGAGAGCCCACGCAGCCCATCTCCAGTGCGCATGCGGTGCATGTTTTGTAAAAACAACGGCGAGACCGAATCTGTCTACAAGTCCCACCGGCTGAAAAACCAGGCTGGGGAGGTTCTCTGCCCTTATCTGAGCCGGTACGTGTGCCCACTGTGCGGAGCCACGGGCACCAAAGCCCACACCAAGCGCTTTTGCCCCAATGTGGACAAAGAGTACATTTCAATATACACTAACCCCAAACGTCGCCGCGCCACTTGGTGCGGGTTCTCCCAGAAGCAAGACGCAAAGCTGCTTAACTGACTTTCATCTGGTTCAACAAGTGTGCcgtgtgtgttctttttgtttGCGCGCCTTGACCAAAATTAATCTTAACTTTGCATGTTTGCTGTGTACTTCTTCTACTAGTTTTCAGGTGTTATTtgctaaaatattgttttagacAACGGCAGACATTTTAATATCTGACCGGCTAAAGTTTGTCTGTGGACGTTCTTCCCTCTGTATAAATCCCTCTTCAGCGTTTACGCACAACACCACACGATTGTCATTTTCTATCACATCACTTTTTATGTTTTAGATTTTAGATAGTTTTGgagtgtgtataaaaaaaaaaagttttgaatactattttatttgcatgtgaaccttgaaaaaaatgttaaagctCTGTTTGTAGaggaaatgtgtgtgtttttattcacCTAAATTAGAACTATTGCAAACATATACTTTAGGTTGTGGTCATAATTAAGTGAAAGGCTCATGGAACTTTTTAGACATCTGATTCGTATACATCCTGTTATAAATCAACCCAGCTTTATTTggcaagaaatgtaaaaaataaagcaatatttcaacaaaatatCATTTGCCCTACAAAGAAATCTAATACAGAATTCCAAtaacaaacaacaaatgaaGTGTCACtcctagtgttttttttttgtgggggggggtgtgtgtgtgtggaggggatGACCATTAACTTGGGTTCGGGGTGGAACAAAATTTCAGCGGTGTAAATTCTTTGACATCTTACTGCCACGCCGCATGTTCTCAATCTCTCGATGAGCAGCCATAACTGTTCGACTGGAAGCGAATGGATTATGATCTAtcgacaaaacaacaaactgctGGAAAAATAGTGACATACTTTAGAAAGGAGAGTTCCTTGATGAGCCCACGCATCAGTCCTGAGGCGTCTTCTTCGTGGCCTGAGGGTTTAACAAGTTTATCACTTTCTGCCTGGTCCTCACTGGAATAGAGACAAACCCATTATTAATTATGGAAATACAAGTATATGAAAGACAAGTACATACTGTTTCTGTACAGTAAGTCATGGTAGAAACCTGTGATCTTTGTGGTTGTAGAAAAGTGTTTCAACGTAAACTCACTTCTACTAAAAATGCAAACAATCATGCATATCCCAGAGAGCTATACAAGAAGTGATGCAACACCTTTGCCAAGTTTTGccattactgtacagtaaagtCAAggcaatataaataaaacatacattttaaacaaagcaATGTTAGAAATGGTGGACGTTTCCAGATGACTATTCATATGCTGATGGATAGCATTAAGGAAAATTGGCTTCTTTTAATGGATATGTTTAGTCTTGCGTGGATACTTTTAACTTGATGACTTTGAAGTTGCAAATCCCACAGGAATACCAAAACTGGAATTCAAAACATAGTGATGGCATCTTGACACTGACGCTTCAAAACATGCTTTGAAATGATGAAGTAGAATTCTATTGAATCGCTGCTCTAGagattgctttttattttattttttttacttaacatTTAAAAGTATAATATACAAACAATCCAATTCAGTTACACAGGACATAACCATAAATACACTGAAGGAAAacaaatataattaaatcagataaaaaaatcaaatacatttttgactcAGCTTCAAATAGTTCTTAATGGATACCAATAATTTACCTTTCTGATTATTGATTTGAGAGACTAGTGATGGATTTCAGTTAATAATATGAATGTTGGAGTTGAAATTAGAAATTTagatttgtgaatgtgaaatttACCAAACGAAATTTTAACTttacttgaaattttcattgtaatgaaGATGTAATAATTATTTCGTAAGAATGAAGACATTTGAATGAACCTACATCTGAACTTTTATTGCCGTCATGGGAAACTGCCAGTGCTTCAGTTGTGCACCAGATGTCACTGTTACTGAACTCTTGACGCTTTGAATATtgaattaaaggggaaatcaagtgcttgcattaacagtgtatccaataggtcatgtaatctctaccctattttgacaatgtgatgttaaatcctctctcatttaatattgttttgagaagatttttgtcgacaattatgaattttcaggggcgctgtcatttttgtgagtcacatgatctacgtggtcgtatgtgacgtgtaccgtgccgttccaaacgctggattacatgggacaccattatgcccagcgctgatttatcagatttatcctcatctgttgaagaaatagcagtatcggttgattgggaagactgaggaatactttcatacatatttgaacctgtggctgtaattaatgttgaatattcggttGGTTCTTCGGACGAAAAGACGCGGAGTGTGattactcggaggcctacgcctACGCGCGCCCCCGGGAGCTCTGGGCCGgtagccgcggatggttcttcggatgggaatgacgcggagcttgacgagcgagctccggcggcgacCACGAGCtgaggttccaggcggcggaggccgttagccccaggcgctgaagctaggctaaagtcctccgccgcctgaaagctcggctcgtggcctgccgccggagctcgctcgtcggactccgcgtcattctcgtccgaagaaccatccatggttgccggcccggagctcccgggggcctttatttacgcacttatgttgcGCGTAGGCCTCCGTGTAGTCACACTCAGCGTCTTttcgcccgaagaaccatcccaatattcaacattaattacagccacaggttcaaatctgtatgaaagtattcctccatcttcctgatcaactgatactgctatttctttatcagatgaggataaatccgagaaatcagcatcatctataatggtgtcccatgtaagcatttggaacggcactgTAAACGTCACATACGtccacgtacatcatgtgactcacgaaaatgacagtgcccctgaaaattcgtaattgtccacaaaaatcttctcaaaacactattaaatgacagaggatttagcatcacattgtcaaaatagggtacatattacatgacctattggatacactgttcatgcaatgccctggatttcccctttaagaacacATTTAGTACACAAACCAGCAATTAATCTAATTCAGGGATGAATAAAGCCACGGGTCTCTGCTCCGTTGTTGAATCCGCCCCCATCAAGCATTTACATTGTCCTGCCAATATCTAATGTTTGGTGCATGAATTTTGAACACGCCCCCTAAGcgaagctaagcaggtttggccctgATTAGTACTTGGATAAGAGACTggctgggaataccaggtgctgtaagcttctctccccggctaaaatgcagaggggttgcgtcaggaagggcatccggcgtaaaactgtgccagtgatagtactgttgcTGGGGTGGTAACGTCCCTCCAAGATGctgcttttgtgacatttgccTCACTTTGCCTTGTTTGGCAGACGAAATGACGCAATTACAGTACCTTAAAGGCCTTTCGATAATTTAACCTGAAGATCATTGGTGAGGATTATATGTTACATAACATAAATCGACTTCTACTATACTGATATTTCTGGAAGTGAATGTCTGCTTACATTGGAATGTTGTTGAGCTGCGAGTCTGAGACAAAATCGAAGCAACCAGATCCAAGGAGGTCATTGGTGTTCATGGTCTGCGGGTACTCTGTGCTGACAGCACCCAGACCAGGTTCATCATCAAGACTAggctgtgtgaaaaaaaaaaatattacgtTGAAATTGGATTTATGTCCAGCTACAGCGCAACCTTTGAGTCGTTTTCCAATCGACAATCTTTCATTTTAAGGTCACAACTACAGGCTCGAAGCTtggatgaaatgtttttggtcaTCTTTTCTTCAGGCTTTTCATGAacttaattgaaaataaagattttaaatgaaataaaactaatGGGGGCCCTGTGGATTACTGGTTCGCACAACTGCCTTACCGTTTTGAGGTTGAGGGTTCAATTGTCGACAATTGTTTTTGCGTTTAAGAATCAACGGACCAGTTGTCATAATGTGTATTGTCAGTGGCGCTATAATAAGTATTTTGGTTACTTTTGTGCCAGCAGATGTCAGGGATCGAACAAATATTACCATTAGCCGTCTGTCTGATCCTGCAGGTCAGAGCAGACCAGCAGACTGGCACACAGAACTgctaatgagaaaagtggagtaAAAATGGGGGGTGCTGTGAGCGCTGTGGGACACAATGTTTTTTAATAAGATCTCAAACAACTGCCTGTCAGATCTCAAAACAATGTCTTTTTTGTGGGGATGGTGTTGTACTGATGGCAtagagtgtattttttttaatattgatcaatgatggaaaaaaaaatggtgagcagCACCGGGGAGTCTTTATGTGCGTGCACCTGAATTCTCAAACAGCGTTTGGTACAAAGACTACATAccatgttgttgttctttgtgtCGCCAGAGGGTCCAACCTCACAGACATTGCCAAAGTCATCTCCTTGGTGGGGATTAGCAgacaatacatttgttttgtcttcaTCACAGTTCGCACTACCGCTACATACATCATGCTTTTTCTCATCAATTTTTGTGGCAACACGCTGCACTTCCTGGTTGCTAAAAGTTATATTTGACGAGCTACAGTCCACTTCTTGGGGATTCGGGTTTTCCAAATGATCTTCCTCGTCCATTGCAAGTGGGTCCGATTTTGTGTTCACGGTTGGATCTGGAGCAGTAACTGGGGCCTCTCCATGGTCTTGACTTTTGCCatacaagcaacttgccttggAAACAGTGTCGCTCACGTCAGAGGGAGTGGCAGGAATGTGGACTTCTGTTCCTGGCCTGCGttgtaacaaacaaaaagaaacagtCTCAACTTGTTACTTATTTATATGTCAGTCATTACACTTTATCCTTATTTATCggaacacattttcatttgaagaaGAAGGAATCATCTTATTGTCATGTCATGTATGTACTCATATTGACCTCTAAAGTGAGGTACACATACTATTATCGGCCATAATTTGAGACTTTTTCCCtctcaattccaatgaatttggaagttgtgttgaataattaaaaactgAATACAATGATTGGTAAATTATGTTCaacatatatttaattgaatgtaCTACAAAGATATTTAATCCTCATGAAAATCTTTAGCTGTAAATAAAACAAGGCTTCTGGACTAACCTGTCAAGTGGTTTGTCTTTACTGGAACGAAGTACCTCTTCCTCGCTCGGTCTTGAACTGACAGCCACAGGGCTTGGGAGCAGTGATGGTGGTAAGACAGATGATTCAACATCAGCTTTATTTTTGGACATCTGCTCTTCAACCTTCTCTCTACCAGTCTGTCCATTGACAGTCTTACTCATCTGTAAAAAACGACTTCGCTCCTTCTCTGTAAGACCACACATCCCCatcctttttctctttttgattGGCTCTTCTGTCACTGCTTCAGTTTTGTGTTCTTTGCTCTCATGGCTTGGTGTACCTTGGTTGAGCTTTGGGTTTCTTACTAAATCACACTGAAGGTCATTGTTGGCTCTCTGGTGATCTTCCAAAGCAGTTGGATGTGGTTGACATGCTTCTCCAGAGGTCACCGAAAAGACTTGGTCTTGATGAGTGCATGTTTGAGAGAGTGCCCTGTCACGTTGAAGTTTTTCTTCCCCTTTGCTCTTGCTGACATCCCTATCAACAGATCTCTCGAGGTAAGGATCACTGATGCGACAGATGACTGTTGCCTCTTGCTGCTCTTTAACAGTCTTATTGACAGTGGATCCCTCaccctttttgtccagtttaatcaGAGAGGACTGTGCTACAGTCTGATCTTGTAATGAAATGCTAACAGACACCTGCCAAGGGGACTGGGAAGACAGATGCAGCTACATTATTATCTGTAATATCCTGAAATTAAGAGGAATTATTGTTGGCTTTGATCGACTACAGGTGTCTTACCTGTTGTTGAAAAGTATGGTCAACATTACTTGGGGAAAGCTCGTCACATGACCTTTTTCTTGTCCTGAGGGAGGGAAGCTGTGGTGGTTCTGAGCTGCCTTCAAATGTCAAGAGCCAGATGTATGAATCAAAAAGGCAATCACAgtaatacatacagtactgtattataaACTTTTGCATCCTTCAATGTTTgtattaacacaaaaaaaattaagcgtTATGGTCCAtcagtaggcggcacggtggaacaactggtgagagctttggcctcacagtcctgaggaccggggatcaaatcctggccccgcgtgtgtggagtttgcatgttctccctgtgccttgcgtggattttctccgggcactccggtttcctcgcacatcccaaaaacatgcattcattggtgactctaaatttctctaaagtgtgattgtgtgttgtttgcctctatgtgccgtgattggctggcaaccagttcagagtgaagcccgcctcctgcccaatgaatGCTGGGATGGGCCccaacactcctgtgacccttgtgaggataagcggctcagaaaatggatggatggtacattAGCATCCTTTACCTTTGTTGTTAATCTTGACATTTGCTTCGGTCATCTTCTTTTCAATGTTACCTTTACAAACAAGCTAATTGAgtacaaaagaaacacacaaacatatgtTTACAAAGCTTCCAAAAGTAATGGTGTCACAGTTGCGTGGTTTTGGTTAGCTTGAAGACGATCACATTTTCATACATGCAACAATGGGCCTATTACTAACATGTTGAAAGGTTGGATACCTACTAAACGTAGCACAAAATTTTTATATGCGAGTGACTTGaccttttgtgttgttttattgGTGTATTGAAAAAAACCAACCTTAAATTAAACCGTAATTGAGTTGAAGCAACAACCCAAAGCTAAACCGAACTTCTCCTGAAAGGTTTTACGTCAGTAGTAGTCACATTCCGTTCTGCCGTAAAGCGCAGTCTTTGTTGCCCATGGAAACGCAATGTAGGAAGTAATCCGACTGCTTGTCGTTTTTGTTTTGGCAGCGCGAAGTCTTTATCACTTAAGTGTCGCTAACGTAGTTTACCATTTATTTCGGGGAAGTATTCAACAGCTGTGGGTATTCGAGTCGAACACGCCACTTGTCGCAAAGCAAGAGAAAGTGAGACGGTAAAGAATCTCCTTTCAAAGGAAATGCATTAGCTACACAACACTGTAATGACTTGCGTTTAGCTGCTCGACCAGCTctagtgaccttttttttaatgacgaaAATATTTATCACTCGTATAATTAATTAGAACACAGGTTTTTGTACACGTAAAAGTTGATGAGTCGAAGTCGGAACCCCCCTCCCCGGGGTCAAGGGGCTGCGCGTGCGAAACAGGTGAGTCCCCACAGGTCTTAAGCGACGTGTGGTTTCTGGAGCGCATGTTTGACTTTCGATCTGCGTAACTGTGTTTCAGATGGGGCTGCTCCTTGAACTGACCCCGGATGCGGAGATGGATGATGACGGCAACGAGGAAGATCTTGAGGCTGAACTACACATTTTGATGGGAGGAGGAAAACTACAAAGGAAAAAACGAGAAAATAAAGGTGGAGGACCCCTTGATTGTTCCCCCCACTTGTACATCCAAGTTTATTTGCGTCTCATTGTACCGTGTGTAGCTCCTGTTGGAATGgctgatattgaaaaaatggcagcacttTGCATGAAAGATCTGGATGAAGAGGAcatggatgatgatgatttggATAACGATGAAGATCTGctggtaaaacaaacaaaacactagAAATATTACAGTCTCGGCATTGTTCCATATTTAATATTGTTTATTGTAACAGATAAGCCTATGGACTGCACACTATTTGTAAAAACACAGTCACATTTGTATGACGGTAAAGGTTTAACTCCAACTTTACATGTTTGTTGATAATGACATGGTATTTTGATGCATCCCCAAAATCTGAACTCACTTGCAATACAATAAACCCCTTTTATCGTGACCCATATGTTCTATATCCATGTGAAAATTCCTACAACATTCTATTTTCAATTTTACCCTTCCCACATGATTTAAACACAGTTTTCTAAATAAGAGGCAAAGTGTGCCGGGTTCAATTTAACACTCATTTGAAGTTTGCTGTAAAACTGACataaccagcaaaatataattaAACATTAATTCATTAGATGCCACAAAGTTTAACTAATTTCACTATAACAAAAGTCTAATGGCATAATgtgcaaaatataaaacatttggcAACCATAAACTTTCAAACAACAACGACTttaacacacactcacacacacacactgccctAACACGTACAAATTGagcaaacaacaacatttaGGCATACATTCTCTCTCCTCTGTGGGAACAACAAACATTAAAATGGAAACATGTGGCCTTATGGCAATGCCAAATATTGCAGGTTGGCTGTATTTTGTTCAGTGCAGTTGTCGTGTGTACTTATGTTATGCAAGTGTCCAAAATGTTGTGTTCGCCAGTGAGTGATGGAGCGAGTGTCTTTAAAATACTTCTCCTATAACTATCGTGGCAATTGATTAGTTGACAACAAATTTGGACTCTAGCAACCAATCATGATTAAATGTATTGATAATTGCAGCTCATTTTCCTctgtgttaaagaaaaaaaaaataccataaagTCTTGGCTAGCTAGTTTGGCTAGCGCAGTGCTCTTCTCAAAGTCACTTACTGCCTCCAAGGCGGCAAGTAAGCAACAGATCGGCCAAATATCATTATCATGAAAGGAGAATGAGGATTAATTAATAAGAGAAGATGGCCAAACCGACCTTAGAATATTGTCAAATCTAAGATGAAGCAAAAACCGTTATAAGTTATTTGTGCTACAGTACGATTTTTACTGAAGTCTCACTGGAACCCCATTTGTTACAGCTGAGCGAAAGCAACTATGAAAGGCAAATTCATATATCTGCATGCCTATCACGAATAAAAATTAAACACCTACAAAAAGGAcagtccaaaaaacaaaataaaatgaaataagaaTGTGTTGCATAATTCAACCTACAAAAAGGACAGtctgaaaaatgaaagaaaatgaattaagAACGTGTCGCATATGTCAGCCAAGAGGAGGGTCCTCTAATGCCAAACTTGGACTACACGTTGTTGTTCATGACAGTCGCTATGTCAGATGACAGGACACGGTGTAATAAATTTGTTCTGTGTCTTGGACCGCATTAGAATCCACTGTATAAGTCTTACTAAGACTAGATTTGCCTGATCATTGCATGCTGTCACCGAGACCATGGTGGGTTGGTGGATTATGCTTGTGTATGTGAGAATTTTTGGGAGTTACCCCTCCGTTAATAATCCGTGGATCTTCACTGTTTGTTGTCCGGCCCAGTCCCTAACCCTGGCGAATAGTGGGGCTCCACTGGATTGTAGATTTACCAATTTAGTGACAAGACTTCATACTGAATGAATCCatactgaaataataataaaatgaacattttgtcaCTCAAAACCATTCAAAGAATGGTGGTGTGCTTTTGATTTGGCTGAGGCGCAAATGTTCCTGACAAAATCTAAATGTTTCTGAAAAAATATCCACAATGCTCTTCAGAGGTGACGATAGAGGTTGGTATCGCTGATTGTATTACATTGAAAGGGTGTTGGATTCAGTAGCTTCAAATTCAGATTGTAGATTCAGCTTGTTGTagtttcattgaagactctaaattgcctgtaggtgtgaatgtgcgtgaatggttgtttatatgtgccctggcgaacagttcagggtgtacccaaccttTCACTTGATAGCTTGGATAAGATCtagcatgcctgtgaccctgtgaggatcagcggcacagaaaatgcatggatggatggatgggtgttctCTTCTTCCCTTTACTTCTGCTGCATATTTCCCAGTAGACCTCATTGTAGtctagcatgttgctgcagtTTAGGGTACTACAATTTAGGGGTGGAACTCTAAATTATCCATGAAACATAGCTCGCTTGAAAATGTGTGAGATACCAAGAGTGCAAATGATGAAACTGCAAGGGTTCATTGCAGTATAGTGATTTTCCTTTTCATATATCCCTTTGTTCCCCAACCCCAAAAATAACAACTACTACATATGAAATAtgtctgtgtttgtttacaGGCAGAATTGAATGATGTTTTGGAGGATGACAATGAAAGCAGTCCTACTCAGACCGCACAGTCTCCACGTGTTAGCGTTACATCCCATTCTCTTCCTTCTACGAATTCCAATAGTGCAACTGGTTTAGAGTCCCGTGTATTGGAGCGTCTGGAGATGTACAAGGCTGCCATCTCCAGTGCTACTGCATCAGGGGAGACGAGCAAAGCTCGAAGATATGACCGTGGATTAAAGGTTTTAAAACTGCCTTCATTCAAACCTCATTTCATATGTCAACATGACCTTAAAACATGAATGGCTACCTCCTGTGTTGAAGATATACTGTAAGTACTGCTTACAGTTCCTGTACTTGCCTTCCTCAGACACTGCAGTCCATGCTTGCATCAGTCCGGAAAGGAAAGGCAGTCAACGAGGAAGAGATGCCACCTCCTGTTGCtgttgggaggaaacccggTGCTGCAGATGAGTCTGAAGCAGCGAAAGAGGAACAAATGCCAGAGCCCATATTCATGCCATACCCTCCATTCAATCAAAAACCTTTACGGGAGGCGGCATCAGGAGCTCCTAATACCAAGCCACTCCATTTAGCACCACCCCAGTATCCGGCTGCTGCCATCACTCCAGGAACCCCGATAATCTCTCCACTGACACCCTCTCAGCCTGGCACACAGCACTCAGGTCACATGAAAACATACTGCTCTCAAACTTATCTGGTTATGTATTCCTCAagtaacaaacaacaacaaatgtgttttttttcttcttccacttTTAGAACTCAAACATGAAGTGTTGTCCCGACAGAGAGAATACAAGCTTGCAGCCATACAGGCCAAACAGAGTGGTAACATTGACCTGGCCAAACGCTTCTATGTAACTGCCAAGGTAACAACACTAAAAGTCAGAACTTTTTGACATGTGTAGTTTACTCATAGATGTTTTAACACAAGCTGATAAAGTTGGGGTCTTAATATGCAGAGTCTGGATTCAATGGTGGAGGCTGTAGATAGGAATGAACCAGTAGACCTGAGCTTGCTCCCTCCAACCCCTGGTCAGTGCGGCTCCTTCAGCAGTGTATTTACTAAATATTCTTTCCTTtgtgttttctcatttcttGACCTGTCGCAATCTTCACTACTCAGATTGTTGTTGATGGAGTGCTGAGCTTTCCAATTGAAATTTTGATTACTCAGTAACTAAATATCGtactatgtttttctttttttgcacctGTCACACATTTGTTTCGATTCAGTCACGGTGTGTTGTTTACCTcgaccatttttgtgtaatgATTCATAGGAGACGTAGTAGTCGAGACACATCCACCTCCTTACACTAAACAACCAGCCCCTGCTGCTCCGGCACCTACACAGGAACCAACTGCTGGCAAGTAGCGCCGATTCTTCTTTCCGACTGGTTAGCATTGTGTGATGAAGGTGTTTCGTAATGTTTAAATATGTATGTGGCTTTCAAAGGCCTTCCTGCTCCCACCAATGTGGCAGAAGCCCTGCAGCAAAGGATGGACATATACAAATCTGCAGCAGATGGAGCTAAGACCAAAGGAGATGACCGTAAAGCACGCATGCATCAGCGCATTGTAAAGGTACATGTTATGCAGCATACATTTTTAAGGAGTCCTTTAACTTTCCTCTTTCTTggtctttttatattttaattttcatgaattattattatttaattagtagtagtagtagtagcatgTTTAATTTTGCACCAATGGACTGAGAAAAATTCTGAGGTGCGAATATCTTTTTACTGACGATGGCAATAAATTGATTCAGATTCTAGTCTGAAAATAGcagcttcaaaataattttgatttcaCATTGTGCTGGCTTTTAATAAGGAATACTGTCATTATCATAA from Syngnathoides biaculeatus isolate LvHL_M chromosome 9, ASM1980259v1, whole genome shotgun sequence includes:
- the LOC133505694 gene encoding uncharacterized protein LOC133505694 isoform X2 — translated: MTEANVKINNKGSSEPPQLPSLRTRKRSCDELSPSNVDHTFQQQSPWQVSVSISLQDQTVAQSSLIKLDKKGEGSTVNKTVKEQQEATVICRISDPYLERSVDRDVSKSKGEEKLQRDRALSQTCTHQDQVFSVTSGEACQPHPTALEDHQRANNDLQCDLVRNPKLNQGTPSHESKEHKTEAVTEEPIKKRKRMGMCGLTEKERSRFLQMSKTVNGQTGREKVEEQMSKNKADVESSVLPPSLLPSPVAVSSRPSEEEVLRSSKDKPLDRPGTEVHIPATPSDVSDTVSKASCLYGKSQDHGEAPVTAPDPTVNTKSDPLAMDEEDHLENPNPQEVDCSSSNITFSNQEVQRVATKIDEKKHDVCSGSANCDEDKTNVLSANPHQGDDFGNVCEVGPSGDTKNNNMPSLDDEPGLGAVSTEYPQTMNTNDLLGSGCFDFVSDSQLNNIPIEDQAESDKLVKPSGHEEDASGLMRGLIKELSFLNRTVMAAHREIENMRRGSKMSKNLHR
- the LOC133505694 gene encoding uncharacterized protein LOC133505694 isoform X1 is translated as MTEANVKINNKGSSEPPQLPSLRTRKRSCDELSPSNVDHTFQQQSPWQVSVSISLQDQTVAQSSLIKLDKKGEGSTVNKTVKEQQEATVICRISDPYLERSVDRDVSKSKGEEKLQRDRALSQTCTHQDQVFSVTSGEACQPHPTALEDHQRANNDLQCDLVRNPKLNQGTPSHESKEHKTEAVTEEPIKKRKRMGMCGLTEKERSRFLQMSKTVNGQTGREKVEEQMSKNKADVESSVLPPSLLPSPVAVSSRPSEEEVLRSSKDKPLDRPGTEVHIPATPSDVSDTVSKASCLYGKSQDHGEAPVTAPDPTVNTKSDPLAMDEEDHLENPNPQEVDCSSSNITFSNQEVQRVATKIDEKKHDVCSGSANCDEDKTNVLSANPHQGDDFGNVCEVGPSGDTKNNNMPSLDDEPGLGAVSTEYPQTMNTNDLLGSGCFDFVSDSQLNNIPIEDQAESDKLVKPSGHEEDASGLMRGLIKELSFLKTPRRQRNLRENPLRGLQLCGQHHHPQTPSLQASPAQGFT
- the nanos3 gene encoding nanos homolog 3, whose amino-acid sequence is MGSKLIRMGCMGWGLCDYSSRLMESNSRSFQPWKDYMGLSGVVQGIIARNNSEHFTPAAYKIDEAAACGGLRQNALPERSEPETADVPAVAVGSSSLRFNTRQPGGGQRDDALLSANRPTEAGMKGAPSGPERSETTARQESPRSPSPVRMRCMFCKNNGETESVYKSHRLKNQAGEVLCPYLSRYVCPLCGATGTKAHTKRFCPNVDKEYISIYTNPKRRRATWCGFSQKQDAKLLN